One window of Novosphingobium sp. P6W genomic DNA carries:
- the dapA gene encoding 4-hydroxy-tetrahydrodipicolinate synthase: MFSGSIPALVTPFRDGAFDEQAFRRLVDWQIESGSSALVPCGTTGENSTLSNAEHHRVIEVCIEQAAGRVPVIAGCGSNDTTNALLHMTFSKKCGAAAALLVAPYYNRPSQEGLLAHFGYLAENIDLPIVLYNVPGRTVTDLLPETVCELARRHPGRFIGIKDASGDLSRVTDHRMGIGKDFVQLCGDDELALPFNAAGGVGCISVTANVAPKLCAEFQAACAANDLEEARRLNDLLYPLHYAMFEDSSPGPCKYALAQVHDWIENELRLPLVPCGDKARQAVDEALVHAGLL, translated from the coding sequence ATGTTCTCCGGTTCCATTCCCGCGCTTGTCACACCGTTTCGCGACGGAGCGTTCGATGAACAGGCTTTTCGCCGCCTCGTCGACTGGCAGATCGAGTCGGGTTCGTCCGCTCTGGTGCCCTGCGGCACCACCGGCGAAAATTCGACGCTTTCCAACGCCGAACACCACCGCGTGATCGAAGTCTGCATCGAGCAGGCGGCGGGCCGGGTGCCGGTCATCGCCGGTTGCGGCAGCAACGATACGACCAACGCGCTGCTGCACATGACGTTCTCGAAGAAGTGCGGCGCCGCCGCCGCGCTGCTGGTGGCGCCATATTACAACCGCCCGAGCCAGGAGGGCCTGCTCGCCCACTTCGGCTATCTGGCCGAGAACATCGACCTGCCGATCGTGCTCTACAACGTGCCCGGCCGCACCGTGACCGATCTGCTGCCCGAAACCGTGTGCGAACTGGCCCGTCGTCACCCCGGCCGCTTCATTGGCATCAAGGATGCCAGCGGCGATCTTTCCCGCGTGACCGACCACCGCATGGGCATCGGCAAGGACTTCGTGCAGCTTTGCGGCGACGATGAACTGGCGCTGCCGTTCAACGCAGCCGGCGGCGTGGGCTGCATTTCGGTGACCGCCAACGTCGCGCCGAAGCTCTGCGCCGAGTTCCAGGCCGCCTGCGCCGCCAACGACCTAGAGGAAGCGCGCCGCCTCAACGATCTGCTTTACCCGCTGCACTACGCGATGTTCGAGGACAGCTCGCCCGGGCCGTGCAAGTACGCCCTGGCGCAGGTCCACGACTGGATCGAGAACGAACTGCGCCTGCCGCTCGTCCCCTGCGGCGACAAGGCCCGTCAGGCGGTGGACGAAGCGCTGGTTCACGCCGGCCTGCTGTAA
- a CDS encoding lytic transglycosylase domain-containing protein yields the protein MSSMLRTPHLLLSISPAIFAAFAFAAPSLAQAQSSDGREWDAARAQSMQSHDMAVHQSIDRWKLLSANDRMGFAAYTSFLLRYPGYPQQDKLRGFAEKALLTESPDAGSVIAFFDRFEPLGSRAAGRYAAALSTMRRADAATNAVAAWRKGALTPQDETALYSLYQSRLTSADHDARMDALLWQGETAQAERQISFVSPARRAEFMERLSLLQGMTPGTMGVTLPAQISSDPGYVYNRAVQARRAGNLQGAIALLANRPPLARPVPEQELWVKELLTAARGADASSAVRIASSIDDGFAPGTDISRLSFRVRDDYTTLMWLGGTKALWSLGDTRRAAPLFYRYGAAAQTPGTRSKGFYWAGRALAQGGDMGGANRYFEMAAQYPQYFYGQLSLERLRRPIPNLDTRSTAVPSQAQRVSFQSLPITLAVRDVARDGDWRTGVQFYREISDQAQNAEDHVLVAELAQQIGRRDLAVIMGQSAHADGYEEFGQIAFPLLPTPAGTNWTMVHALARQESQFAQNALSHAGASGLMQLMPGTAREQAGKLGLPYDQSALVSDPVYNIRLGDGYFARMMDYYGGATPLAVAAYNAGPGNVNKWLRANGDPRTGTIEWIDWMEQIPIYETKNYVQRVLENAVVYESMYPGKSDYTGANKLSRLMPGKRAPG from the coding sequence ATGTCCAGCATGTTGCGCACCCCTCACCTGCTGCTGAGCATTTCCCCAGCCATTTTTGCGGCATTCGCTTTCGCCGCGCCCTCCCTCGCTCAGGCCCAGTCTTCCGACGGGCGTGAATGGGATGCGGCGCGCGCGCAGTCGATGCAATCGCACGATATGGCGGTCCATCAGTCGATCGACCGCTGGAAGCTGCTTTCCGCCAACGACCGGATGGGGTTTGCCGCCTACACCAGCTTCCTGCTGCGCTATCCCGGCTATCCCCAGCAGGACAAGCTACGCGGATTCGCGGAAAAAGCCCTTCTTACCGAATCGCCCGATGCCGGATCGGTCATCGCTTTCTTCGATCGCTTCGAGCCGCTGGGCAGCCGGGCCGCAGGACGCTACGCTGCGGCGCTATCGACGATGCGCCGCGCCGATGCGGCCACCAATGCCGTCGCCGCCTGGCGCAAGGGCGCGCTGACCCCGCAGGACGAAACCGCGCTATACTCGCTCTATCAGAGCCGGCTGACCAGCGCGGACCACGATGCACGCATGGACGCGCTGCTGTGGCAGGGAGAAACGGCCCAGGCCGAGCGGCAGATCTCGTTTGTATCCCCCGCCCGCCGCGCCGAGTTCATGGAGCGGCTCTCGCTGCTGCAGGGCATGACGCCGGGCACCATGGGCGTGACCCTGCCCGCGCAGATTTCGTCCGATCCGGGCTATGTCTACAACCGCGCTGTGCAGGCGCGCCGGGCCGGTAACCTGCAGGGCGCTATCGCTCTACTCGCCAACCGCCCGCCATTGGCCCGCCCGGTGCCCGAACAGGAACTGTGGGTGAAGGAGCTGCTGACCGCCGCGCGCGGTGCGGATGCCAGCAGCGCGGTGAGGATCGCCTCCTCCATCGATGACGGCTTTGCCCCCGGCACCGACATCAGCCGCCTCTCCTTCCGCGTGAGGGACGATTATACGACGCTGATGTGGCTGGGCGGCACCAAGGCGCTCTGGTCGCTGGGCGATACGCGCCGCGCCGCGCCGCTGTTCTACCGCTACGGCGCCGCCGCGCAAACGCCCGGCACCCGCTCCAAGGGTTTCTACTGGGCAGGCCGCGCGCTGGCGCAGGGCGGCGACATGGGGGGCGCCAACCGCTACTTCGAAATGGCTGCGCAGTATCCGCAGTACTTCTACGGCCAGCTCTCGCTCGAACGCCTGCGCCGGCCGATCCCCAACCTCGACACCCGCTCCACCGCTGTGCCCAGCCAGGCCCAGCGCGTCTCGTTCCAGTCGCTACCGATCACTCTGGCCGTGCGCGATGTCGCCCGCGATGGAGATTGGCGCACGGGCGTGCAGTTCTACCGGGAAATTTCCGACCAGGCGCAAAACGCGGAGGACCACGTCCTTGTCGCCGAACTTGCGCAGCAGATCGGCCGCCGCGACCTTGCGGTGATCATGGGGCAGAGCGCCCATGCCGATGGTTATGAGGAATTCGGCCAGATCGCCTTCCCTCTCCTCCCCACGCCCGCAGGCACCAACTGGACAATGGTCCATGCGCTGGCCCGGCAGGAAAGCCAGTTCGCGCAGAACGCCCTCAGCCATGCGGGCGCCAGCGGTCTGATGCAGCTGATGCCGGGCACCGCGCGCGAACAGGCCGGCAAGCTGGGCCTGCCCTACGATCAGTCCGCGCTCGTCAGCGATCCGGTCTACAACATCCGTCTGGGCGACGGCTATTTCGCGCGGATGATGGACTACTACGGCGGCGCTACCCCGCTTGCCGTCGCGGCCTACAACGCAGGGCCAGGCAACGTGAACAAGTGGCTGCGTGCAAACGGCGACCCGCGTACCGGGACCATCGAATGGATCGACTGGATGGAGCAGATCCCCATCTATGAGACCAAGAACTACGTCCAGCGCGTGCTGGAAAACGCCGTGGTTTACGAATCGATGTATCCCGGCAAGTCCGACTATACCGGAGCCAACAAGCTGAGCCGCCTGATGCCCGGCAAGCGCGCGCCGGGCTGA
- a CDS encoding glycoside hydrolase family 27 protein → MDMSRRTAILAATVSLGGLGFEAGAAPASAPRPSGSALQPTTKLAPRPPMGWNSWNSFAGTITEAQALETAAIMRDKLLPSGYDVFTVDIQWYEPEASSYTYNANPVPALDAHGRLVPAPNRFPSAAKSRGFAPLAAKVHAMGLKFGIHVMRGIARHAVKQNLPVLGTPYRAQDIADTSSICSWNPDMYGVDMTKPGAQEYYDGLFRLYASWGVDFVKMDDMSRPYDSHAPEIEAAAKAIARCGRPMMLSLSPGETPVLRGEHVRRHAQMWRISDDFWDEWAQLEAQFTRLENWTPYRGPGSWPDADMLPLGRLALGERDTRFTPDEQRTLMTLWSIARSPLIMGGDLRHLDDATLALLTNPEVLAVNQRSTGNTPHFLEDGIRAWSAWSEDGKARYLALFNTGDKPRDVTVPLRTVGMAGPAKLRDLWQRRALAPVRDAVSIHLAAHAGTLFRLDGMG, encoded by the coding sequence ATGGATATGTCGCGCCGGACGGCCATTCTCGCGGCCACGGTTTCGCTGGGAGGGCTTGGTTTCGAGGCAGGCGCAGCGCCCGCTTCCGCTCCGAGGCCCAGCGGTTCCGCGCTGCAACCGACGACCAAGCTGGCGCCGCGTCCGCCGATGGGGTGGAACAGCTGGAACAGTTTCGCAGGTACGATCACCGAGGCGCAGGCGCTCGAAACCGCCGCGATCATGCGCGATAAGCTGCTGCCCTCCGGCTACGATGTCTTCACGGTCGACATCCAGTGGTATGAGCCTGAGGCGAGCAGCTATACCTATAACGCCAACCCGGTTCCGGCGCTGGATGCCCACGGGCGGCTGGTGCCAGCGCCCAACCGCTTTCCCTCGGCAGCAAAGAGCAGGGGCTTTGCTCCGCTGGCGGCGAAGGTTCACGCGATGGGGCTGAAGTTCGGCATCCATGTAATGCGCGGCATCGCTCGTCATGCGGTGAAGCAGAACCTGCCGGTGCTGGGCACCCCTTACCGCGCGCAGGACATTGCCGACACGTCCAGCATCTGTTCGTGGAACCCGGACATGTACGGCGTCGACATGACAAAGCCGGGCGCGCAGGAATATTACGATGGTCTGTTCCGGCTCTACGCCTCGTGGGGCGTCGATTTCGTCAAGATGGACGACATGAGCCGTCCCTACGATTCCCATGCGCCCGAGATCGAGGCAGCGGCCAAGGCCATCGCCCGCTGCGGGCGGCCGATGATGCTCAGCCTGTCACCCGGCGAAACGCCGGTGCTGCGGGGCGAGCATGTTCGCCGCCATGCCCAGATGTGGCGCATTTCCGACGATTTCTGGGACGAATGGGCGCAGCTCGAAGCGCAGTTCACCCGGCTGGAAAACTGGACGCCCTATCGCGGCCCCGGTTCCTGGCCCGATGCCGACATGCTGCCGCTGGGCCGGCTGGCACTGGGCGAGCGCGACACTCGTTTCACGCCGGACGAACAGCGCACGCTGATGACGCTGTGGTCGATCGCCCGATCCCCGCTGATCATGGGCGGAGATCTGCGCCATCTCGATGATGCGACGCTGGCGCTGCTGACCAACCCGGAAGTGCTTGCGGTCAACCAGCGCAGCACCGGCAATACCCCGCATTTCCTCGAAGACGGCATCCGCGCCTGGTCGGCATGGAGTGAAGACGGCAAGGCCCGCTACCTTGCCCTGTTCAACACCGGCGACAAGCCCCGCGACGTCACCGTACCCTTGCGCACCGTAGGCATGGCGGGACCGGCAAAGCTGCGCGACTTGTGGCAGCGGCGCGCTCTGGCTCCGGTTCGCGATGCGGTGAGCATCCACCTTGCCGCCCATGCCGGAACCTTGTTCCGACTGGACGGCATGGGCTGA
- the greB gene encoding transcription elongation factor GreB — MNLTGPPISPAGMASLRARYDHLLGTERPAIVEIVSWAAGNGDRSENGDYLYGRKRMREIDRELSYLARRMKALRVVDPSAQGERGKVFFGATVELADEEDERLILTIVGDDEQDASAGRIGWSAPIARALRGAAVGDLRIVRLPSGEKEWEIMAITYP, encoded by the coding sequence ATGAACCTCACCGGTCCCCCGATCAGCCCCGCAGGCATGGCCTCCCTGCGCGCCCGCTACGACCATCTGCTCGGCACGGAGCGCCCTGCAATCGTCGAAATCGTCTCATGGGCAGCAGGCAACGGCGACCGCTCGGAAAACGGCGACTATCTCTACGGCCGCAAGCGCATGCGCGAGATCGACCGCGAACTGTCCTACCTCGCCCGCCGCATGAAGGCGCTGCGCGTAGTCGACCCTTCGGCGCAGGGCGAACGCGGCAAGGTGTTCTTCGGCGCCACCGTGGAACTGGCCGACGAAGAAGACGAGCGCCTCATCCTCACCATCGTCGGCGATGACGAACAGGACGCCTCGGCAGGCCGCATCGGCTGGAGCGCCCCCATTGCCCGCGCCCTGCGCGGCGCCGCGGTAGGCGACCTGCGCATCGTGCGCCTGCCCTCCGGCGAGAAGGAATGGGAGATCATGGCGATCACTTACCCTTGA
- a CDS encoding TSUP family transporter, translating to MLQVHFAFRAGLGLTGGMELTVEAISFLIAIAFLSGGVDALAGGGGLLTIPALMAAGIPPVSALATNKLQSTIGTASAFLTFHRAGHVDLKAFAVPALGAFLGSLAGGTAVQFIEPAFLAAFVPVLLIAMGLYFLLAPPMSEVDRHARVGRRGLTLITTGIGFYDGFFGPGTGSFMTTALVALGGLGLVRAIANTKFLNLSTNIAGLVAMIAGGKVLWLLGAGMAAANVAGNQVGARLAMRFGGKGVRPLLVVMSFALTIKLLSDPANPLWSLF from the coding sequence ATGCTTCAAGTTCACTTTGCCTTTCGCGCCGGCCTCGGCTTAACGGGCGGCATGGAACTGACCGTCGAAGCCATCTCCTTTCTGATCGCCATCGCTTTCCTTTCAGGCGGCGTGGACGCGCTTGCCGGAGGCGGCGGACTGCTGACGATCCCGGCGCTCATGGCCGCCGGGATACCGCCAGTCTCGGCGCTGGCGACGAACAAGCTGCAAAGCACGATCGGCACCGCATCGGCGTTCCTCACCTTCCACCGTGCGGGCCATGTCGACCTGAAGGCTTTCGCGGTCCCGGCGCTGGGCGCCTTCCTCGGCTCGCTGGCGGGAGGCACCGCCGTCCAGTTCATAGAACCGGCCTTTCTGGCCGCCTTCGTGCCGGTGCTGCTGATCGCGATGGGCCTGTACTTCCTGCTGGCCCCGCCGATGAGCGAAGTGGACCGCCATGCCCGCGTCGGCCGCCGGGGGCTGACTCTCATCACCACCGGTATCGGTTTCTACGACGGTTTCTTCGGCCCTGGCACCGGATCGTTCATGACTACCGCGCTGGTGGCGCTGGGCGGGCTCGGCCTCGTGCGGGCCATCGCCAATACCAAATTCCTGAACCTTTCCACCAACATCGCCGGGCTTGTGGCGATGATCGCGGGCGGCAAGGTGCTATGGCTACTGGGCGCTGGCATGGCCGCCGCCAATGTCGCCGGGAACCAGGTCGGCGCGCGGCTGGCCATGCGTTTTGGCGGGAAAGGCGTGCGGCCCCTGCTGGTAGTCATGTCGTTCGCGCTGACGATCAAGCTGCTCTCCGATCCGGCCAACCCGCTGTGGAGCTTGTTCTAA
- a CDS encoding outer membrane protein, producing the protein MKKILVCLAAGSAMASLPAMAQETGPAESFSGPHVEALMGYDVSKAGSSIDDDVNEDNDQSIDGFAYGVGAGYDMRFGNVVVGPEAEVTWSTAKTKFTDGDFEGFGIGNVKTNRDLYVGARLGYVVSPRTMIYAKGGYTNAKFDVRNASGTITTNRDIDADGWRIGAGVEQAVTSNVFAKLEYRYSNYEKGELDYRGDFADGQRFDLDLDRHQVMAGVGVRF; encoded by the coding sequence ATGAAGAAGATCCTTGTCTGCCTTGCTGCCGGTTCCGCGATGGCTTCGCTGCCCGCGATGGCGCAGGAAACCGGCCCGGCGGAATCGTTCTCTGGCCCTCACGTCGAAGCCTTGATGGGATACGACGTGTCCAAGGCTGGCAGCAGCATCGACGACGACGTCAATGAAGACAACGACCAGTCGATCGACGGCTTCGCTTACGGCGTGGGTGCGGGTTATGACATGCGCTTCGGCAACGTGGTCGTCGGTCCCGAAGCGGAAGTGACCTGGTCCACCGCCAAGACCAAGTTCACGGACGGCGATTTCGAGGGCTTCGGCATCGGCAACGTCAAGACCAACCGCGATCTCTACGTTGGCGCGCGCCTCGGCTATGTGGTGAGCCCCAGGACGATGATCTACGCCAAGGGCGGCTATACCAACGCCAAGTTCGACGTGCGCAATGCCAGCGGCACCATCACCACCAACCGCGACATCGATGCGGACGGCTGGCGTATCGGCGCGGGCGTGGAGCAGGCGGTGACCAGCAACGTCTTCGCCAAGCTCGAATACCGCTACTCGAACTACGAGAAGGGCGAACTGGATTACCGGGGCGACTTCGCGGACGGCCAGCGCTTCGACCTGGACCTCGACCGTCACCAGGTGATGGCGGGCGTGGGCGTGCGTTTCTGA
- the rlmN gene encoding 23S rRNA (adenine(2503)-C(2))-methyltransferase RlmN, with the protein MSDTNDLPAGAAAAAGLMAIPGHIDPMPVPRPGIVDGVTPREDGRIDLLGLPKKRIAELFEAAGLDAKAAKLRAKQVYHWLYHRGVTEFDAMTDIAKTMRPWLAQRFVVGRPEIVEAQHSSDGTRKWLLRTDDAHDYEMVFIPDADRGTLCVSSQVGCTLNCRFCHTGTMRLVRNLTVGEIVGQVMLARDALGEWPNGVSDTRPAAPSDFAADLNDDEDEGSYSSSGRLLTNIVMMGMGEPLYNFDNVRDALKLVMDGEGLALSKRRITLSTSGVIPQMARCGEEIGVNLAVSLHAVTKEVRDEIVPINKKYGLEDLLQACADYPRASNARRITFEYVMLKDKNDSDADARELVRLLKKYNLPAKVNLIPFNPWPGAQYECSTPERIRSFSDIVFQGGISAPVRTPRGRDIDAACGQLKTAAEKKSRAELDRIHAEKEAAMEAEGVAG; encoded by the coding sequence ATGTCAGACACGAACGACCTCCCAGCCGGCGCAGCCGCCGCTGCCGGCCTCATGGCGATCCCGGGCCATATCGATCCCATGCCGGTGCCCCGCCCCGGCATCGTGGACGGTGTGACCCCGCGCGAAGATGGCCGCATCGACCTCCTCGGCCTGCCCAAGAAGCGCATCGCCGAGCTGTTCGAGGCTGCCGGGCTGGACGCCAAGGCGGCGAAGCTGCGCGCCAAGCAGGTCTATCACTGGCTCTATCACCGCGGCGTCACCGAATTCGACGCGATGACCGACATCGCCAAGACCATGCGCCCCTGGCTGGCGCAGCGTTTCGTCGTCGGCCGCCCCGAAATCGTCGAGGCCCAGCATTCCAGCGACGGCACCCGCAAGTGGCTGCTGCGCACCGATGACGCGCACGATTACGAGATGGTCTTCATCCCCGATGCGGACCGGGGAACCCTGTGCGTTTCCTCGCAGGTGGGCTGCACCCTCAACTGCCGTTTCTGCCATACCGGCACCATGCGTCTGGTGCGCAACCTGACGGTGGGCGAAATCGTCGGCCAGGTTATGCTGGCGCGCGATGCACTGGGCGAATGGCCCAACGGCGTCAGCGACACCCGCCCCGCCGCGCCCAGTGACTTTGCGGCCGACCTTAACGACGATGAAGACGAAGGTTCCTATTCGTCCAGCGGGCGCCTGCTCACCAACATCGTGATGATGGGCATGGGCGAACCGCTGTATAATTTCGACAACGTGCGCGACGCGCTCAAGCTGGTGATGGACGGCGAAGGCCTGGCACTGTCCAAGCGCCGCATCACGCTTTCCACCTCGGGCGTGATCCCGCAGATGGCGCGCTGCGGCGAAGAGATCGGCGTCAACCTTGCTGTCTCGCTCCACGCGGTGACCAAGGAAGTGCGCGACGAGATCGTGCCCATCAACAAGAAGTACGGCCTTGAGGATCTGCTCCAGGCCTGCGCCGATTATCCCCGCGCCTCGAACGCGCGGCGCATCACGTTCGAATACGTGATGCTCAAGGACAAGAACGATTCGGACGCCGACGCGCGCGAACTGGTCCGCCTGCTCAAGAAGTACAACCTGCCCGCCAAGGTGAACCTGATCCCGTTCAACCCCTGGCCCGGCGCCCAGTACGAGTGCTCTACGCCCGAGCGCATCCGGTCGTTCTCGGACATCGTCTTCCAGGGCGGTATCTCCGCCCCGGTCCGCACCCCGCGCGGCCGCGATATCGATGCTGCCTGCGGCCAGCTCAAGACCGCTGCGGAAAAGAAGAGCCGCGCCGAACTGGACCGTATCCACGCGGAAAAGGAAGCAGCGATGGAAGCTGAGGGCGTAGCAGGCTGA
- a CDS encoding LysR family transcriptional regulator, producing the protein MKRTHLPLNALRVFDAAARHLSFTRAADELAVTPAAVGQQIRALEDLMGVVLFRRTSKGLELTDEAGAGLAALRTGFLHFEDAVQAMQAGQSSHVYTIAAPREFFAAWLAPRLAAFRAANPQVRYILVDGEMTDFTEANLDLAVRWTDGPGELEGMMLGSAEWVEVGSGDWIGWPGDPTPDFESETEEAKPPIMVGDAGQAIAAALAGMGRAHVPALLAAETGAPAVPCRRGYWLVAPLPQWRQKKVRDLVAALTQG; encoded by the coding sequence ATGAAGCGCACGCACCTGCCCCTCAACGCCCTGCGCGTATTTGACGCGGCCGCCCGGCACCTGTCGTTCACCCGAGCGGCGGACGAACTGGCAGTCACCCCCGCCGCTGTCGGCCAGCAGATTCGCGCGCTGGAAGACCTGATGGGCGTGGTGCTGTTTCGCCGCACCAGCAAAGGCCTAGAACTGACCGACGAAGCCGGCGCCGGCCTTGCCGCGCTGCGCACCGGGTTCTTGCATTTCGAGGACGCGGTTCAGGCGATGCAGGCGGGCCAGTCCAGCCATGTCTACACGATCGCCGCTCCGCGCGAATTCTTCGCCGCATGGCTTGCTCCGCGCCTGGCCGCCTTCCGCGCAGCCAACCCGCAGGTGCGCTACATCCTTGTCGACGGCGAGATGACCGATTTCACCGAGGCCAACCTCGATCTTGCGGTGCGCTGGACGGATGGTCCGGGTGAACTGGAAGGAATGATGCTGGGCAGCGCCGAATGGGTGGAAGTGGGCAGCGGCGACTGGATCGGCTGGCCCGGCGATCCCACACCGGATTTCGAGTCCGAGACCGAGGAAGCCAAGCCGCCGATCATGGTGGGCGATGCCGGCCAAGCAATCGCTGCCGCGCTTGCCGGCATGGGCCGCGCGCATGTGCCCGCCCTGTTGGCGGCGGAAACGGGTGCGCCTGCCGTGCCATGCCGGCGTGGCTACTGGCTGGTCGCGCCGCTGCCGCAGTGGCGGCAGAAGAAGGTGCGGGACCTCGTTGCGGCGCTGACGCAGGGCTGA
- the apaG gene encoding Co2+/Mg2+ efflux protein ApaG, translated as MKELFQHAAITDGLTVRVAVNFLPEQSRIEAGKWFWVYHIRIENETGETLQLVTRHWRITDATGKVDVVEGEGVVGEQPVLATGRSHDYVSGCPLSTPQGSMEGHYTFRREDGREFNALIPYFPLAAPATAG; from the coding sequence ATGAAGGAACTGTTCCAGCACGCCGCCATCACCGATGGCCTCACGGTACGAGTTGCCGTCAATTTCCTGCCCGAGCAATCGCGCATCGAGGCGGGCAAATGGTTCTGGGTCTACCATATCCGAATCGAGAACGAGACGGGTGAGACCCTCCAACTCGTCACCCGTCACTGGCGCATCACCGACGCCACCGGCAAAGTCGACGTGGTCGAGGGTGAGGGCGTCGTCGGCGAACAGCCGGTGCTGGCGACGGGCCGCAGCCACGATTACGTGTCGGGCTGCCCGCTCTCCACGCCGCAGGGCTCGATGGAGGGGCACTACACCTTTCGCCGCGAGGACGGGCGCGAGTTTAACGCGCTGATCCCCTACTTCCCGCTTGCCGCACCTGCCACTGCCGGCTGA
- a CDS encoding PLP-dependent aspartate aminotransferase family protein — MKRTTGQDRTQTRNWRPATRAIRGGTWRSEMGETSEALFLTSGYSFDDAATVAARFMGEEEGMTYSRLQNPTVAMLEERIALLEGAEACRTQASGMAAMTAALLCQLSAGDHMVAARAAFGSCRWLGDHLLPRFGVEVTVVDAGDLAQWEAAIRPNTKVFFFETPANPTMDIADLAGIAAIARAHGITTVVDNAFCSPALQRPMEFGIDVVAYSATKLMDGQGRVLAGAVCGSEEFINDKLLPFQRNTGPNLSPFNAWVVLKGLETLDLRAKKQSENALALGKFIEGRVPKILHPWLDSHPQQALAMKQMDACGPIFSFVLDGGREQAWGLLDGLKLIDISNNIGDSRSLMCHPASTTHFNMGPEGREAMGIGEGMLRINVGLEDIDDLIEDFDQALTNVGL, encoded by the coding sequence ATGAAACGCACCACCGGACAGGACCGCACCCAGACCCGCAACTGGCGCCCCGCCACCCGCGCGATTCGCGGGGGCACCTGGCGTTCCGAGATGGGCGAGACTAGCGAGGCGCTCTTCCTCACCTCGGGCTATTCCTTTGACGATGCGGCCACCGTCGCCGCGCGTTTCATGGGCGAAGAGGAGGGCATGACCTACTCGCGCCTGCAGAACCCCACGGTGGCGATGCTGGAGGAGCGCATCGCGCTGCTCGAAGGCGCGGAAGCGTGCCGGACCCAGGCCTCCGGCATGGCGGCGATGACCGCCGCGCTGCTGTGCCAGCTTTCAGCGGGCGACCACATGGTCGCCGCGCGCGCAGCCTTTGGTTCGTGCCGCTGGCTGGGCGACCACCTGCTGCCGCGTTTCGGCGTGGAAGTTACGGTGGTCGACGCGGGCGACCTTGCTCAGTGGGAAGCGGCGATCCGCCCCAACACCAAGGTCTTCTTCTTCGAGACCCCGGCTAACCCCACGATGGACATCGCCGACCTTGCCGGTATCGCGGCGATTGCCAGGGCGCACGGGATCACCACCGTCGTCGATAACGCCTTCTGCTCGCCCGCGCTGCAGCGGCCGATGGAGTTCGGGATCGACGTCGTCGCCTATTCCGCGACCAAGCTGATGGACGGGCAGGGCCGTGTCCTTGCCGGCGCCGTCTGTGGCTCGGAAGAATTCATCAACGACAAGCTGCTGCCGTTCCAGCGCAACACCGGGCCGAACCTTTCGCCGTTCAACGCCTGGGTGGTGCTGAAGGGCCTCGAAACGCTCGACCTGCGGGCCAAGAAGCAGAGCGAGAACGCGCTGGCGCTGGGCAAGTTCATCGAAGGCCGCGTGCCCAAGATCCTGCACCCCTGGCTCGACAGCCACCCGCAGCAGGCGCTGGCGATGAAGCAGATGGACGCCTGCGGACCGATCTTCAGCTTCGTGCTGGACGGCGGTCGCGAGCAGGCCTGGGGGCTTCTCGACGGGCTGAAGCTGATCGACATCTCGAACAACATCGGCGATTCGCGTTCGCTGATGTGCCACCCGGCTTCGACCACGCACTTCAACATGGGCCCGGAAGGGCGCGAGGCGATGGGCATCGGCGAAGGCATGCTGCGCATCAACGTGGGCCTGGAAGACATTGACGACCTTATCGAGGACTTCGACCAGGCACTGACGAACGTGGGGCTGTAA